A single region of the Triticum dicoccoides isolate Atlit2015 ecotype Zavitan chromosome 2B, WEW_v2.0, whole genome shotgun sequence genome encodes:
- the LOC119360959 gene encoding uncharacterized protein LOC119360959: MVMPYQRSAAARSDIEGRGNRHLRACCPLLTLVSPSVVCDRTALPTYNSIAPTPCRPPGATASRLSAYNNAAVGIATSSRPSPAAAPRLIDYDNATPGSPTPCRGNGTTDKIRLHQMESPKRSTERTPFKDLSNSVNASVVDISNGGQPTDMKERKRQRARERYAQMDKQKKDELLRKRREAYQQKRARPLVSSEEAKVGASPSVLSQVQITTIGQGDIALNKENVVPNEDSEWLNRNDTYQRASIDLPSQGQENLMTDIIAINNCSNDGPTSSMIQPQPIDSKERKRLRDSERYALMDCKKKR, encoded by the exons GAAACCGCCACCTCCGTGCATGCTGCCCCCTGCTCACCCTCGTCTCACCGTCCGTCGTCTGCGACCGCACCGCGCTGCCCACCTACAACAGCATCGCACCGACGCCCTGCCGTCCGCCGGGGGCGACTGCATCGCGCCTCTCCGCCTACAACAACGCCGCGGTCGGCATCGCCACGTCCTCCCGTCCGTCGCCGGCGGCTGCACCTCGCCTCATTGACTACGACAACGCCACGCCCGGCAGTCCTACGCCTTGCCGCGGGAACGGCACGACGGATAAGATCCGCCTGCACCAG ATGGAGTCTCCTAAACGTTCCACTGAACGCACTCCCTTTAAAGACCTGTCCAACTCCGTCAACGCAA GTGTTGTCGACATTAGTAATGGAGGGCAACCTACAGATATGAAAGAACGCAAGAGGCAACGTGCTAGGGAGCGATATGCGCAAATGGATAAACAGAAAAAAGATGAATTACTACGTAAGCGCCGTGAAGCCTATCAACAAAAAAGAGCTCGACCATTAGTTAGTTCTGAAGAGGCGAAAGTGGGGGCAAGTCCATCTGTGCTCTCCCAAGTGCAGATAACGACAATTGGTCAAG GGGACATTGCATTGAACAAGGAAAATGTGGTGCCTAATGAAGATAGTGAGTGGTTAAATAGAAATGACACATACCAAAGAGCATCAATTGATTTGCCATCCCAGGGGCAAGAAAACCTCATGACTG ATATTATTGCCATCAACAATTGCAGTAATGATGGGCCAACATCATCGATGATTCAACCACAACCCATAGATTCCAAAGAGCGGAAGAGGCTACGGGATAGCGAACGATATGCATTGATGGATTGCAAGAAAAAAAGGTGA
- the LOC119367887 gene encoding ATP-dependent DNA helicase PIF1-like, with protein MRAHSDPWFAEYLLRIGDGKEETNNDGCVRLLDEICVPCTGKGTDLDTLIDNVFPSLGANMSDPNYITSRAILSMRNDCVDRINIKMINRFHGDEMVYHSFDSTVDDPHNYYPSEFLNTLTPNGLPPHVLKLKINCPIILLRNIDPANGLCNSTRLVVQGFQRNAIDAEIVLGQHGGKRIFLPRIPLCPSDDEMFPFQFKRKQFPIRLSFAMTVNKAQGQTIPNAGIYLPEPVFSHGQLYVALSRSTARKNIKILTAPATDNEKNVSDDSRRNSSNYSKNKSSNNKKKISDDSSRNSSDYRKNKSSNCPVGNYTRNIVYREVLTS; from the coding sequence ATGAGGGCACATAGCGACCCGTGGTTTGCTGAATACTTGTTGCGCATTGGTGATGGCAAGGAGGAGACCAATAATGATGGTTGTGTCCGCCTTCTGGACGAGATATGTGTGCCCTGTACTGGGAAGGGCACTGATCTTGATACACTGATAGATAATGTTTTTCCCAGTCTCGGTGCTAATATGTCTGATCCAAACTACATCACCTCCAGAGCAATCTTATCGATGCGAAATGATTGTGTGGATAGGATAAATATAAAGATGATCAACCGATTCCACGGAGATGAGATGGTGTATCATAGCTTTGATTCAACAGTCGATGACCCTCATAACTATTATCCATCTGAGTTCCTTAACACTTTGACCCCTAATGGGTTGCCTCCACATGTGTTGAAGCTCAAGATAAACTGCCCTATTATATTGCTCAGAAATATTGACCCCGCAAATGGACTTTGCAATAGCACGAGGCTGGTGGTTCAAGGATTCCAGAGGAATGCCATCGATGCAGAAATTGTGCTAGGGCAACATGGTGGAAAGAGGATCTTCTTGCCAAGGATCCCCCTTTGTCCCAGTGATGACGAGATGTTCCCTTTCCAGTTCAAGAGGAAGCAGTTTCCTATTAGGCTCAGCTTTGCCATGACGGTCAACAAGGCACAGGGGCAGACTATCCCGAACGCGGGTATATACTTGCCCGAGCCAGTGTTCTCTCATGGGCAGTTGTATGTCGCGCTATCTAGATCCACTGCTAGAAAGAACATCAAGATCCTCACCGCCCCGGCTACAGACAATGAGAAAAATGTCTCAGACGATAGTAGAAGGAATAGCTCAAATTACAGCAAAAACAAGAGCTCCAACAATAAGAAAAAGATCTCAGACGATAGCAGCAGGAATAGCTCAGATTACCGCAAGAACAAGAGCTCCAACTGTCCTGTTGGTAATTACACGAGGAACATCGTCTATAGGGAGGTACTTACATCATAG
- the LOC119367889 gene encoding uncharacterized protein LOC119367889 has translation MAILISSIASKALALYTPEISRHRRSTVSFASAHRPRILAMKFWGANHNLPIRRATQIPAAVPGPQNLPRGNLPMPNMPSWVTLVVGAVLVAIPIYRKIRALEDKVEKTAEVAVEVIDTVAEAAEKVAGEVAEAFPENEGLKEAASRIKAVADAIEEDAEKAEALIHKVDEITKEVDSVVGPIIDAVMKESGERGVIDEEPKRKETDNI, from the exons ATGGCGATCCTCATATCTTCCATTGCTTCCAAAGCCTTGGCGCTCTACACTCCGGAGATTTCTCGGCATCGAAGGAGCACAGTTTCATTCGCATCGGCTCATCGCCCGCGAATCCTTGCCATGAAGTTCTGGGGCGCCAACCATAACCTGCCGATCAGGAGAGCAACACA AATCCCCGCAGCTGTTCCAGGCCCCCAAAATTTACCAAGAGGAAATCTCCCTATGCCCAACATGCCTTCATG GGTGACCCTGGTCGTCGGTGCCGTCCTTGTTGCAATACCGATTTATAGAAAGATAAGAGCATTGGAAG ATAAGGTGGAGAAGACAGCAGAGGTGGCGGTCGAGGTAATCGACACGGTGGCCGAAGCTGCCGAGAAAGTCGCCGGCGAGGTCGCCGAAGCGTTTCCCGAAAATGAAGGCCTCAAGGAGGCAGCATCCAGGATCAAGGCCGTCGCCGATGCGATCGAGGAGGACGCCGAGAAAGCCGAGGCACTAATCCATAAG GTTGATGAGATAACGAAAGAGGTGGATTCCGTGGTCGGTCCTATCATCGACGCGGTCATGAAGGAGAGTGGAGAAAGAGGAGTCATAGATGAAGAACCCAAGAGGAAAGAAACGGACAACATATAA
- the LOC119367890 gene encoding classical arabinogalactan protein 4-like has protein sequence MAASQLTILSVLALLAVAATAQAPGAAPAAAPQAPPPPPATPPPAMAPPTPAPVSPPPTAAPAPAPTVAPTPSATAPAPADSPMSSPPAPTPDMSPSPTAEPATPGSGAAGLRPAFVLAAAAAAIYVF, from the coding sequence ATGGCCGCTTCTCAGCTCACCATCCTCTCCGTCCTCGCGCTCCTGGCCGTGGCCGCCACCGCTCAGGCGCCCGGAGCGGCCCCCGCGGCAGCGCCCCAGGCCCCGCCTCCACCGCCGGCGACCCCGCCCCCGGCAATGGCGCCCCCTACCCCGGCGCCGGTGTCCCCGCCCCCTACCGCGGCCCCGGCGCCCGCGCCCACCGTCGCCCCCACGCCCTCCGCCACCGCGCCGGCGCCCGCCGACTCCCCGATGTCCTCCCCTCCGGCGCCCACCCCGGACATGTCGCCCTCGCCCACCGCCGAGCCCGCCACCCCGGGCAGcggcgccgctggtctccgccccgCCTTCGTGctggctgccgccgccgccgccatctacgTCTTCTAG